The Hymenobacter sp. PAMC 26628 genomic sequence TCCTCCCCTACCCCATCGGCGGCCATTTCCGCATCTTCCTCGGTGCTTTCCGGCCCCTCCCCTACCCCACCTGGTTTCTTGGCCGGGGCCGCATCTGGCCCGGCCACTTCGGGCGGTGCAGCTGGTGGGATGATGGCTGGCCTGGCAATAAGTGGCCCCCTGCCGATGAGCGAGGCCAAGGGGCGTGCCGGGGCCGGGGCGTCGTTCGCGGCTTTGCCTTTACCCCTGGCCAAGCCGAGCAGCTCAGCGCGGTAGTAGGTTAGCCCGACGTAGGCATAGTAGAGTGCCAGGCCCAGAAGTACGAAACCGGTGAACTGGCCCCACGAGATAGCTTTGAACATATTCGTTGCTGATTAAGTGGTGGGAAAAAGGCAAAGCAGTGGCTAGCACGCCTATTTTAAGGGCGTGATAATTAAATCCTTAGAGTGAGGGGGGATTAGTAGGGTAGCTTCTTTTTCTTTAGCTTCTCCTGGTCATTCAGGAACTGGCGAATGGCCGGGCGGAAAGTATCGAAGTGGTGGTTGGCAATGTTGATGAGCAGGTCCGCCAGGCCGACGCCACCGGCCTGGGTAAGGGTAGATAGCGCCGTGTGCAGGTCCTCGTCCACGTAAATAGCCTTGGTCTTGCGAGTGCGAACCGGCTTCAGAAACATGCTCGCGTAATCAACTGTCTCGGTCGGGGCCGCCTCTTTTTCCCTGTGGTTAACTGATTATCGACAGCTTGCTCAGGTTCAGCAGGGGCAGCGGGGGCCGCCGCTGGGGCAGCCTGGGCTACTGGGGCCGGCTCAGCAACCAGGGCGGGAGCTGGCTCAGCTACCGGGGTAGGAACTGGCTCGGCAGTGCGGTTGGCTACGAAGCTCATCACGTTGGCGAGGTCGCTGGCGGGGGAGGCGGCGGGGTTATGTTTGGCCATGATGCTAGCGGATTAAAGGGCTTTGCTTTCTTTCGTTGCTGCCACTTTATCAGCGGCTTGGGCGGGGGCAGCACCGAATATAATCTCGGCTATTTCCTTAATCAAGCTGCTAATTCCTAAGCGCTTAAATTCATTTCCCAGCGGAAACATTGTGGAGCGCATGGCGTCCTTTTTGTAGTTCACACTGTGCTCCAACCGGCTCTTGAGGAAGGGGATGCCTAGCTCGGCAAAGTACTCCTCAGTGCACTCGTAAAATCCTGCTTCTCGCTCTTGATGTGCTTGTTCCAGAAAGCATAGTACTGCTTTAGCTGGCTGCCGGGCTGGCCTTTGATAAACTTCTCTAGTACCTGCGCATAGGGAATGGTGGCCTCTACGCTGAGGCGGTCCGACTCCAGGGGCATGAAGATGTAGTCCAGCTGTTTCCATAGCTCGATGATGCCCGGTACGTTGATGGTGCCCGGTGTATCGATGAACACAAGGTCGAACTGCCCCTGCATCTGCTTGGCAATGCTCAGGGCATCTTTTACCTCGCAGGCTACAATGGGGTAGGCCTGGCGACCTAGGGCTTGGAATTCAGCGTTTTTATCGGGACTATTCTTGAGTAGCTCCAACTCCTTGTTCCGCAGTCCTTCAAGCGAGTGCTGGGGGTAGTCGCAGTCGATGACCGCCACCTTCTGGTTGGCCAGGAAGTGGAAAGCCGAAGCCGCCAGGATGTTGATGGTGGTCTTGCCCACGCCCCCCTTTTGGGAAGAGATGGAGATGTACTTGGTGGTGCTCATGTGAACGAGTCTTGGGGGTTAGTAAAGGTGAGGGAAGCTGGACTGTTGGAACTGGCCAAAGAATTCCTTGCACTCTTTCACTGTTGGCAAAATTAGTTTGATTGATTCAAAAAGCAACAGTTATGAGAACAAAGATTTAAAAATGATTTTAATAGGTTGTTATATTTGTTAACCGGAGACGAGTAAAACTACCTAGAAAAGAGCTTGAAAAACTATCCTACTACAAGCCTAGAAAAAAACGAAGTATGTTTTTCACTAAACATACTACCAGACATAAAATCTACAAATCATATTTTTTATCAAAATACAAGCTTTCATACTTATCAAACATATTTTGTATCAATCTATTAGAACTGTTACGTAGCAGTTCTGATAGATTGATACAAAATATGGCTCAATCAGCTCACCTAGCAGGCCCGATTTTGGGTGCTCACGGAAGCGCTTTGCCAACTCGCTAAAATACCCCTAACGTATCCAGCAAGCCATGACTTTGTAGCCACAAACCTTCGGTTTGCGCCTACAAAGTCAACGGAGAAATTGACGCAAGCTATTTCTCCTTGTCTTGCTGAGAACATCGCAGACCATGTCAATATGGAAGAGCCAGAACCGCAGCCACCGCGGGAAAAAGTGAACAAGGAAGTAGTAAAACGCTTCCGTGCTACCCCCGAAGAGGTAAAGAAAATGGAAGCTAAGGCCAGCCAAGCAGGCCTCAGCTTTTCGGAGTATTGCCGACGGGTAGCCCTGGACAAGCAGATAGTTGAGCGGGTGCCTGTCGAACTACGCCGACAGCTGGGCGGGGCCGGCAACAACCTGAACCAACTCACGAAGCTGGCCAATGCCGGCAAGCTGCCAGGCGTCGGCATTGAGGCGCTGAATGAACTAGTGAACCGCTTACTGGAGACGTTGCGATGATAGCCAAGACTGTTACCGGGAATGATTTTACGGGGGCCTTGGAGTACGGCGCGGGCTTGCGTTCCGACCGTATCAACAAGCAATCGGAGCTGCTAAGCGTGGCTAACGTGGGTAGCCAGGATGCGCGCCAGATTGCGGCCGAGATGCAGGCAGTGGCCAGCATGAGCAGCCGGATTCAGCAGCCGGTTTGGCACACGGTTTTGTCGTGGGCCCCTGGGGAGAAAGTCACCCGCGAGCAGAAGCTGAAAGCTGCGGCCCTCTACTGCGAGCTGATGGGCGCCAGCCTGGAGCGGCACCAGGTGGCGGTTTACGAGCATAAGGATAAGGAGCACCCCCACGTACACATCTACATCAACCGCGTGCCGATGGACGGTGGGGCGGCGCTCGACACGAGCCAGAACTACGCCCGCAATGTGAAGGCTACCCTAAAGATTCGGGAGCAGCTGGGCCTGCAAGCGCTGCCCGAGCGCCGGCACACCACCAAAGACCTCGACCCCGGCAAGGAGGCGACGCGGGGCCACGTGCGCGAAGTGCTCACTGCCGCCCTGGCTGACCCACGCATCAACTCGCTCGAAAAGCTGGTGGCGCACCTCCAGGAAAAAGAGATTGAGCCCACGCTGAAGCGCGACGCCAAGGGCGTGCTGGTGGGTACCAGCTTTCGGTACCAGAAAACCAGCGTGAAGGGTAGCGATGTCGGGATAAAGGCCAAGCAACTGCGCGACCACTTTAGCCCATTCGGCCGCGAGGCCCTGCGCACGGCCGACCAGGCGCGGCCCGGTGCAGGCGGCCCAGACCCAGGCCGTGGCCAGGGTACAACGCCGGCCGCTGGCCAGGCCGGGCCGCTACTCAGCTTCGAGGAGGAGGGTAGCGAGGGCGCTGGCGTCGATGATGCCGAGCGCAACGAAAATACGGCGAAGAAGCGTCGCCGGCGACCGGGCTTATAGGCCAAAATCACCTAGCCGTCACCTAACAAGACGGCCACCAGAGCGCCAGCAAGGCAGGTTCTAGGGCTTCCAATCACATACCCACTACCTAAGATTTCCTCTCACCCCTCACCCTAATCCTTATGGAAGATGAACGCGCAATGCGTAAAATCATGGACTTTATGCGCCTGATTAGCGTCGCCCTGGTGCTGCTGCACCTGTACTACTACTGCTACGGTTACTTTACTCAGCAGCATCTTACGGCCGCCTGGCTGGGCAATATTCTGGCCCGATTCAGCACGAAAACGGCCCTGTTTTACGCGCCCTACGTGACCAAGGGGGCCGCCGCTGTGTTTTTGACGCTCTCCTGCCTGGGCACGCGGGGCAAGCTCAGCGAAACGCAGACCTGGCCGCCCATCCTGGTGTACCTGGTGCTCGGGGCCGGGGTGTTTTTCGGCAACGGTTTCCTGCTCGCCTTGCCCGCCGCCCCGGCCCTGGTCACGGCGCTGTATGCCGGCACTACGGCGCTGGGATTTCTGCTGCTGCTGCGCGCCGGCAATCTGCTGAGTCGGATGCTGAAAGTGAACCTTATGGGCGACATTTTCAACCTGGAAAATGAGACGTTCCCGCAGGAGGAGCGCAAGATGGAAAACGAGTACTCGGTGAACCTGCCCACCAGCTACCAGCTCCAAAAGAAGCAGCGCAAGGGCTGGGTGAACATCGTCAACCCGTTCCGGGGTACGGTGGTGTATGGCACGCCGGGCTCGGGCAAGACCTTCGCGGTCATCAACCAATTCATCAAGCAGCACCTCAACAAGGGCTTTTCGATGTACGTGTACGACTTCAAGTTTCCCGACCTGAGCACCATCGTGTACAATGAGCTGCTGAAGAACCAGGACAAGTACGCCGAGCCGGTGCAATTCTACGTCATCAACTTCGACAATCCGACCAAGAGCCACCGCTGCAACCCGCTGCTGCCCTCGATGATGACCGATATTGTCGATGCCTACGAATCGGCGGCCACCATCATGCTGAACCTCAACAAGACGTGGATTCAGAAACAGGGCGATTTCTTCGTCGAATCGCCCATCAACTTCGTGGCCGCCATCATCTGGTTTCTGAAAATCTACGAGGGGGGTAGGTACTGCACCTTCCCCCACATGATTGAATTTCTGGGCCGCAAGTACGAGGAGATGTTCCCCATTCTGGGCTCCTATTCCGAGATTGAAAACTACGTGCGGCCCTTCATCGATGCGTTCGACGGCGACGCCCGCGAGCAGCTGGAAGGCCAGATTGCCTCGGCCCGCATTCCGCTCAGCCGCATGGCCAGCCCGCAGCTCTACTGGGTGATGAGTGGCAACGATTTCACGCTCGACATCAATAACCCCGACGAGCCGAAGGTGCTCTGCGTGGGCAACAACCCCGACCGGGAGGTGATATACGGGGCCGCCCTGGGTCTCTATAATGCCCGCCTCGTGAAGCTGGTCAACAAGAAGCACAAGCTCAAGTCGTCCATCATCATTGACGAGCTGCCGACGATTTACTTCAAAGGCTTGGATAAGCTCATTGCCACGGCCCGCAGCAACAAAGTGAGCACCTGCCTGGGTATTCAGGATAAATCTCAGCTGGACCGCGACTACGGCAAAGCAGAATCGACGGTAATCCAGAACACGCTCGGCAACGTAGTTTCCGGCCAGGTGACGGGCGAGAGTGCCGAGGCGCTATCCAAGCGGTTTGGGCGTATCTTGCAGAAACGCCAGTCGCTGAGTATCAATAGTAAGGACACGAGCAGCAGCATTTCAACGCAGCTCGATAGCATGATTCCGGCCAGTAAGATATCGGGCCTCACGCAGGGTACTTTCGTGGGGGCCGTGGCCGACAATTTTGGGGAGGAAATAGAGCAAAAGGTATTTCACGCCAAGATTTTAGTGGACGTAGCCAAGATAAAACGTGAAGAGGAGGCTTACCAACCTATCCCCGACATCACTAGTTTTGCGAATTCCGCGACAGGGGAGGACGAGACAGAACAAATAATCCGCGCTAACTACAACACTATCAAGGCCGATATTGCCGCTATGGTTGTGAGCGAGCTAAGCCGGATTAAACGTGACCCTCTTCTGACGCATCTAGTGAAAAGTAAACCCGCGAAGGCATGATAAATAGAGAACAGATAGGTAAGAGACTCGCCCAGCTGCGCGACGAGTTGGCTTGCCCAGGGGAGGATGCCTGGTCGCAGGTGCGCCTGGCGGAGGAAACCGGCCTCACGCGCAACGTGGTGGCCCGCCTGGAGCAAACCTTCTCGGGTAGTATCGAGGTCTGCCTAACTATTCTCTTTTTTTATCACCAGCGGGGCTACAATATAAGCTGGATTATCCTCCCTGATAATACAACGGTTTCAAAGATGGCATTAAGTGATACTACGCGAGCCATTGATGCGCATCTGGTAGAATCAAAATTAGCAGAATTTAAGCAACTACTTGCTAAAGAAGTAGATAGTTTGTTAGAATGCTTAACAACGTAGTTTATAAAATGATTCTCTAATGAGAAATAAAACGATTAACTATTGAAAAATGAGAATTCAGGTTTAGGCTTGGTATATTTGTTTCTAGTAGCCCTTGGAAGGCCGGGGTGAGAATGCAACTAACTTACTAACAGCACTATGTCTGAGCAGAATGAACAAAAGGTCGGGAGTGGGCAGCAGGTTACCCCACCTGCTGCTTCGCCCACCACTTTAGAAGAAACCCGCCGCCAGTTTGTAGAAGCTGCGGACTGGGCCAGAATACCCCTGCTAGCGACTGATGGCACCGGCAAAGCCAATACGCAGATGCAGGATATAGCCGCTGCCGTAGAGCAGGGCGCGGCGCTGACCCCCAAGCAGGTGCAGCAGACCAAGGATGCTATTAAGTTGCTCGATAGCAACGAGATTGTTAACACACGCCCCATTCTGCAACAGCTAAAAAACAGCTTTGCGGTGCTGGTTAGTCCCGAAGAAAAGCAGCAGGTGCAACAGCAAGCCGCGCCGGCCGCTAAGGTGGCCAGCCGAGCCCCTGCGCCAACGCAGCCGCCAGTACAGGAGGCGGCCAAAGCAGCCCCGGCCCCCGCGCAGATAAAGCCCGCCACTAGGCCAGCGGCCAAGACGAAGGTGGCGGGTGATGACCGCGACGACTTTATCCGCAATGCCCTGCCGGTGGCCGCCGCCCTGCGCAAGAGTGGCAAGCCCGAGGAAGCGAAGCAACTGGAGCTGGTGGCCAACGCCATCCTGCAAACGAAGTCGATGGAGCAGGCCCCGGCGCCGGCCCAAGCCCAGGCCCCCGCCAAAGAAGAGTCGATAAAAGACCTGCTGGCCAACGTTTACAAAGCCATCGACCAGGACCCGGCTTTGAAAAACATGCCGGAGGCCAAAGACCTGCGGCGGGCCGGCAACAAGCTGGACAAGGACGGAATGCTCAATATCACCGTTCGCAACGGGGTAGTGGTGAGCTTCGTCAGCAACTTTACCGACAATTTCACCCGCACCCAGCAGCTGGGCACGGCGAAGCCCGCGCCGAAGCCTACCGTGACCCAGGACGCGCCCGCACCTAGTGCCGCTGCTCAGCCGGTGGAGGCCCCCGCCGCCCAGGTAGCCGCGCCCGCGCCACAGCCTGCCCCCGCGCAGCAAGAGTCCCCGAAGTTCCAGGCTTACCCCGCCTACGACAGCTATGCGCCTTCGACCGAAACGGGCATCATCGAAAGCCGCAAGGCGGTGGGCCAGGCAAGCCCACAGCTAAACGTGGCCATTACCAGTCAGGGGGAGTTCGGTATCAACCCGCAGGTGAATCAGCAGCGGCTCATTGGCGACGGCATTGCCAGCCTGGGCAAGTTCTTTGATTACCAGCTGCCCACGTCGGGCCACAAGATTGCCCACGTCGGGCTAGCCGAGCCGGGCCAGATGAAGCAGACGGAGAAGGGCTGGGAGGTAGTGACTAAGGGCAAACTTGCCCTGACCGATACTCAGGGCAACGTATTCAAGCCGGAGGTAGGTCCCGCGCAACAAATAGCGCCCACGCCAGCCGCCGCGGTGGCCAAAGAGGCCCCGGCCGTTGCCCAGGCTGCGCCAGCGCCGGCGGCCCCGAGCCGTGGAGAAATTATCTACTCCGCTGCCCCGCCCATGTCGGATGGTGTTATTCGAAAGGATGTGCTGAGCCGCCAGCCCGCGCACTACTCCATATTTCAGATTCAGGTAAACCCCCAGGATAGCAACCGCGCCATTTTGCTGCCAGCTCCCGGTGCCGATGGGCGCCTGGTGAACTCGCTGCGGGATAGCATGGATAACGCTTACCACCTGAGTGGCCGGCCCGAGCCTGGTAAAACCTTCTTGGCCGTTGAGACGCCTACCCAGCTGGAACGCACGGCCGACGGCTGGCGCGTGACGGAAAAAGGCCTCGTAGGCTTCAGCGCGACCGAGACGGTGTACCAGGCGCAGCAGCCCGCTCCGGTGCAGCACCAGGCTCCGCAGGTCGCCTCGCAGCCCACGCCGGCGGCCCAGTTCACGCGGGCCGATATTTCGGCTGAGGAGCTAGCTAAGGTGGGTGTGCAGGTGGCTGATTTGGAAAAGTCGGGCCAGCTGCAAAAATTACTGGAAGGAAAAAAGACGGACCTGCTGCCATTTGTGCTACCAACCTCCGATGGGGTAGCCGTGCCCTTCGAGGCCAAGCTCGTGCTGCAACGCGACGCCCAGGGCGTGGCGAGCCTGCGGGTGGACTTGCCCAAGCATGAGCTGGAGATTCCCAAGCAGATTCTGGGCAAGGAAATCACGCCGGCCATGCAGGTGCAGTTGCAGGCCAACGGCGTGGTACCGCTGGCCGAGGGCTTCCAGGATGGCAAAGGCCAGTCATTTGCCGCCTACCTGGCCGTTGACAAAGAAATGAAGCGCGTGGTGGCCGTGCGCCGCGACGGCATCACGGTGCCCCAGGAGGTGCACGGCGTGAAGCTGAGCGCCGAGCAAGCCAAGCAGCTGCTTGAAGGCCGCCCGACGCGCATTGAGGGCATGACCAACAGCAAGCAGCAGCTGGTCGATGCCACGGTGCAGCTCGACCCTTTAGCCCGCAAGCTCACGTTCCGCGACTCGCAGCCCCGCGCCGCGCAGGAGCAAAACCAGAACCAGAACTACACCCAGGAGCCAGCACGCCGGCGCGGCGTGCGCTTGTAGCCTGCCCGACTAGACCAGAAAATCAGCCCTTGCGGATGCAGGGGCTGATTTTCTGTTATTACCCTACTTCTCTTTCACATGCAACAGCCCCGCGAACCTGAACTCAATTTTAATCAAGTCAAGAAGGACATCAACTTGGTTGATTTAGTGCTCACCCTCGGCTACCAGCACAACCGGGCTAAAAGCGGCGCGGATATCGAAAAAGGCAAGTTTCACACCTTCGATTACAAGGGAAAGTCTGGGCTAGACCAGGTGATTATTTATAAGGCACCCTCGGGCGACTACCTCTACTTCAACCGGGCCGATGACCGCGACAAAGGGAGCGTCATTGACTTCCTCAAGCACCGCATCGAGAATCCACGCATCGATGGGATTACTGCCGCCCCCGGCAAGAATATCTGGGCCAGCGTGATTGAAAACGCCAAGCGCTTCCTGAACCTGCCGGCTGCGGAGCGCCACACCAGCCACCAGTTGCAGCAGCGCACCGAGCCGGTGCAGCGCGGCGACAGCTACGTGCCCGATTTCCTGCGCCTGACAACACCCCTCACCGATACAGCCTATTTGAATGCGCGGGGTCTGAGCCCCGAGACGCTGGCCAGCCCCTTGTTTGCCGGGCGCATTCTGAACCACGTGCACACCGGGGTGAGCAAGGATGGCCGCGCGTACAAGTTCGTCAATACCGCGTTTCCGCAGCTGTATAAGGACAGTATTGTCGGGCTGGAAATCAAGGCCAACGGGTTTAAGGGCCAGGCCGCTGACTCCCTCAATTCGTCGGCTCTGTGGCTCTCCAATACGAATTCCAGAACTACCACGCTGGTGGTCGCCGAGAGCGCCATCGACGCGCTTTCGCATTACCAGCTCAAGCAGCCCACCAACGCGCTGTACGCCTCCACCTCGGGTCAGCTGACCGATAATAAGGTGACGGAAATCAAGCACCTGGTCGAGAACCACAACCTTAAAACGGTGAAGCTGGCGCTCGATAATAACCTGGAGGGGCATGTATTTGATACTCGCCTGATTGTGGGCCTGGCGCGCCCCGCCACCCCGATGGGCATTGTGCGCACCTTGCCCGGTTTGCTAACGGTGGCCATCCACTCGGTGCAGGACGAGCCCATCAGCAAGCTGCACCGCGAGGCGAAGGCCTACAACCAGCGCGTGACAGACGAGTACCGCAAAGTAGCCGGCCCAGAGGGGCCCGCGTCGCCCACGCTGGAGGCCGAGCTAATCAAAGCCGGTAGGGTAGGGGACCACAGCTACCAGTTCCACGTGCCCAAGCGACTCGAAACGCTGGCTTTCTTCAACCAGGCGCTCATCAATGTTTTTCCGATGGTGGCCAAGCTGGAGCTGGATAAGTCACGGGCCAACGACTGGAACGACGAGTTGAAAAACAGCCTGAAGGCCCCCAAAAACGTGGTGGCCCCGGAGCCGGACCTAGGCAAAGAGCCCCCCGCGCCGACTGTGCGCCGTGGCCCTCGCCTGTAGAAGTTCTTCTTATCAAAGGTCTAATTTACACGCTAAGCACCAAAGAGTAAGCAGGCGTAGCCCTAGGCTCTGAATCTGCCTCAGTGCCCCCTACAGCAATGCCCATCTCAGAAAGACCTTGCCGCTTCGGTAGGGTCTTTTTTATGAAACGTGGACCAGGAATTTTGCAATTGTAAAAAGGAGGCAACTTATAAAATCTATCCTTTGGGCGGGTGGCCGGGCTGTCCAGGGCTCCGCTTCGCTGCGGTGCTGCGCACAGCTCCCGCTGGTCGCTCCCTTCCCATCCCTACCGCGAACAAAGGAAGGTTCAGATAGCAGGTGTTAGTGACTACAACAATCCGCATTGACTGGAAAAGAGAACAAAAGGGGAAAAAATCACTAACCATGCCATAAAAAGATGTAGAAAATACCTAAATAAAGATGTAATTTATGCAACATTAAAAAGGTGTTTTGCGTTTGATAAGTATAAGTAGCAAGCACAAAACCAACACTTTAAACCATGAAAAGCGCCGCACCCTTTGCCCCCCGCACCGACGTTTACGAAGTGATTACTAACCGCATTATTCTTGCGCTAGAGAACGGCGTAACGCCGTGGAAGCAGGGCTGGAACGCGGCCCACGGTGCCCCCCGGAACTACCGGAGCAAGCGCGTTTACCAGGGCATCAACGCCTTTTTGCTGGGGATGCTGAAATACGAGCAGGCGTATTTTTTGACCTTTAATCAAGCCCGCGAGTTGGGCGGCTGCGTGCGTAAAGGAGAGAAGGGGATGCCGGTCGTTTTCTACAAGGTAGGTAAGAAGGAGGACGCGAAAGGCCAGGAGAAGAAGGTAGCCATCTTGCAGTATTCCACCGTCTTTAACATTGCGCAGATTGACGGGGTAGCGTGGAGGTTGCCCGAGCTGCCCAGCCGGGAGCACACGCCCCAGGAGGCAGCCGAGC encodes the following:
- a CDS encoding plasmid mobilization protein, with product MTQAISPCLAENIADHVNMEEPEPQPPREKVNKEVVKRFRATPEEVKKMEAKASQAGLSFSEYCRRVALDKQIVERVPVELRRQLGGAGNNLNQLTKLANAGKLPGVGIEALNELVNRLLETLR
- a CDS encoding DUF4099 domain-containing protein gives rise to the protein MSEQNEQKVGSGQQVTPPAASPTTLEETRRQFVEAADWARIPLLATDGTGKANTQMQDIAAAVEQGAALTPKQVQQTKDAIKLLDSNEIVNTRPILQQLKNSFAVLVSPEEKQQVQQQAAPAAKVASRAPAPTQPPVQEAAKAAPAPAQIKPATRPAAKTKVAGDDRDDFIRNALPVAAALRKSGKPEEAKQLELVANAILQTKSMEQAPAPAQAQAPAKEESIKDLLANVYKAIDQDPALKNMPEAKDLRRAGNKLDKDGMLNITVRNGVVVSFVSNFTDNFTRTQQLGTAKPAPKPTVTQDAPAPSAAAQPVEAPAAQVAAPAPQPAPAQQESPKFQAYPAYDSYAPSTETGIIESRKAVGQASPQLNVAITSQGEFGINPQVNQQRLIGDGIASLGKFFDYQLPTSGHKIAHVGLAEPGQMKQTEKGWEVVTKGKLALTDTQGNVFKPEVGPAQQIAPTPAAAVAKEAPAVAQAAPAPAAPSRGEIIYSAAPPMSDGVIRKDVLSRQPAHYSIFQIQVNPQDSNRAILLPAPGADGRLVNSLRDSMDNAYHLSGRPEPGKTFLAVETPTQLERTADGWRVTEKGLVGFSATETVYQAQQPAPVQHQAPQVASQPTPAAQFTRADISAEELAKVGVQVADLEKSGQLQKLLEGKKTDLLPFVLPTSDGVAVPFEAKLVLQRDAQGVASLRVDLPKHELEIPKQILGKEITPAMQVQLQANGVVPLAEGFQDGKGQSFAAYLAVDKEMKRVVAVRRDGITVPQEVHGVKLSAEQAKQLLEGRPTRIEGMTNSKQQLVDATVQLDPLARKLTFRDSQPRAAQEQNQNQNYTQEPARRRGVRL
- a CDS encoding ParA family protein — encoded protein: MSTTKYISISSQKGGVGKTTINILAASAFHFLANQKVAVIDCDYPQHSLEGLRNKELELLKNSPDKNAEFQALGRQAYPIVACEVKDALSIAKQMQGQFDLVFIDTPGTINVPGIIELWKQLDYIFMPLESDRLSVEATIPYAQVLEKFIKGQPGSQLKQYYAFWNKHIKSEKQDFTSALRSTLPS
- a CDS encoding relaxase/mobilization nuclease domain-containing protein, translated to MIAKTVTGNDFTGALEYGAGLRSDRINKQSELLSVANVGSQDARQIAAEMQAVASMSSRIQQPVWHTVLSWAPGEKVTREQKLKAAALYCELMGASLERHQVAVYEHKDKEHPHVHIYINRVPMDGGAALDTSQNYARNVKATLKIREQLGLQALPERRHTTKDLDPGKEATRGHVREVLTAALADPRINSLEKLVAHLQEKEIEPTLKRDAKGVLVGTSFRYQKTSVKGSDVGIKAKQLRDHFSPFGREALRTADQARPGAGGPDPGRGQGTTPAAGQAGPLLSFEEEGSEGAGVDDAERNENTAKKRRRRPGL
- a CDS encoding toprim domain-containing protein, producing the protein MQQPREPELNFNQVKKDINLVDLVLTLGYQHNRAKSGADIEKGKFHTFDYKGKSGLDQVIIYKAPSGDYLYFNRADDRDKGSVIDFLKHRIENPRIDGITAAPGKNIWASVIENAKRFLNLPAAERHTSHQLQQRTEPVQRGDSYVPDFLRLTTPLTDTAYLNARGLSPETLASPLFAGRILNHVHTGVSKDGRAYKFVNTAFPQLYKDSIVGLEIKANGFKGQAADSLNSSALWLSNTNSRTTTLVVAESAIDALSHYQLKQPTNALYASTSGQLTDNKVTEIKHLVENHNLKTVKLALDNNLEGHVFDTRLIVGLARPATPMGIVRTLPGLLTVAIHSVQDEPISKLHREAKAYNQRVTDEYRKVAGPEGPASPTLEAELIKAGRVGDHSYQFHVPKRLETLAFFNQALINVFPMVAKLELDKSRANDWNDELKNSLKAPKNVVAPEPDLGKEPPAPTVRRGPRL
- the mobC gene encoding conjugal transfer protein MobC; the protein is MEDERAMRKIMDFMRLISVALVLLHLYYYCYGYFTQQHLTAAWLGNILARFSTKTALFYAPYVTKGAAAVFLTLSCLGTRGKLSETQTWPPILVYLVLGAGVFFGNGFLLALPAAPALVTALYAGTTALGFLLLLRAGNLLSRMLKVNLMGDIFNLENETFPQEERKMENEYSVNLPTSYQLQKKQRKGWVNIVNPFRGTVVYGTPGSGKTFAVINQFIKQHLNKGFSMYVYDFKFPDLSTIVYNELLKNQDKYAEPVQFYVINFDNPTKSHRCNPLLPSMMTDIVDAYESAATIMLNLNKTWIQKQGDFFVESPINFVAAIIWFLKIYEGGRYCTFPHMIEFLGRKYEEMFPILGSYSEIENYVRPFIDAFDGDAREQLEGQIASARIPLSRMASPQLYWVMSGNDFTLDINNPDEPKVLCVGNNPDREVIYGAALGLYNARLVKLVNKKHKLKSSIIIDELPTIYFKGLDKLIATARSNKVSTCLGIQDKSQLDRDYGKAESTVIQNTLGNVVSGQVTGESAEALSKRFGRILQKRQSLSINSKDTSSSISTQLDSMIPASKISGLTQGTFVGAVADNFGEEIEQKVFHAKILVDVAKIKREEEAYQPIPDITSFANSATGEDETEQIIRANYNTIKADIAAMVVSELSRIKRDPLLTHLVKSKPAKA